The following coding sequences are from one bacterium window:
- a CDS encoding response regulator, producing the protein MPERVDHSYFHGLTLRLALPVLLGSAILILYYWQLLTLTTDQLKKTFYFAAIAIPLSTLWAIPWNRRLILPVIRYLKGTGSAREAERAAALFSVRSAMLSLGSWFLAGFAVVYYSIRVLHIPESYRLYLFLGTLSAGLTASFVHFHMLRGAMISIRTRIAEDLGEENFTFRYTILMKLLLSFTMLIALALTFFALMGHAHTEEALRTGVIHASTWWETISLIFVIVAIGALVAFIAAADISRHLKQIREVTARIMAGEFTHRLHIVSDDEVEMLAESINKMAQELEHKIEQLQKTRDDAQEKKILLEQANRELMQLDELKSNFLANISHELKAPLVSTKGYVEFILGGRLGPINERQEKGLNVSRDNLNHLARLISSLLDFSRVSTGMIKLRMEACSLNQLIESCVESIKIEIRRKEKEIQISTNIPSCPPIYCDPDRIREVLMNLLMNAEKFTASPGEIRIDLETPGTEDAVVKVSVADTGIGIPKEHLTKIFQRFYQVDGSSTRKYGGTGLGLAIVKEIIEGHGCKIQVESKEGAGSKFTFTLPVHRHSQETRPAKVLGARAHHPAKLVEIIEDDPDVSAMIKMLLEDEGFAVIPAKSGKDALTIAREHKPDLITLDIYLPDMNGFHLLERLRTDPLTSNIPVIVLSVLVDKEKGDSFGVFDYLEKPIDVEKLHQILGKASDLIDSREAPLKIMIVDDDTSTLEFFDECLSREGYEVSTVLGGKEALDRAKDVNPSLILLELLMDDHGGLDVLRELKSEPQTRDIPVIILSSLAELEQQNQSLLMGAEAVIAKPLELRGVVDQVKKYFGEAL; encoded by the coding sequence ATGCCAGAGCGGGTCGATCATTCATACTTTCACGGACTCACACTTAGACTTGCTCTGCCTGTTTTGCTCGGATCAGCAATCCTGATCCTCTATTACTGGCAACTTCTTACTCTCACGACAGATCAGCTCAAGAAGACGTTCTACTTCGCCGCAATTGCCATTCCCCTTTCTACTCTGTGGGCCATTCCCTGGAACCGGCGTTTAATCCTGCCGGTGATTCGCTATCTGAAAGGAACCGGATCGGCAAGAGAAGCGGAACGCGCTGCGGCACTTTTCTCCGTGCGTTCCGCGATGCTCAGTCTGGGGAGCTGGTTTCTTGCCGGTTTCGCAGTCGTCTACTACAGTATTCGAGTTTTGCATATTCCTGAGAGTTATCGCCTTTACCTCTTTCTGGGCACCTTGAGCGCGGGGCTTACGGCCTCGTTCGTTCATTTCCACATGCTTCGAGGAGCTATGATTTCGATTCGAACCAGAATTGCAGAAGATCTGGGCGAGGAGAATTTTACTTTTCGTTACACCATTTTGATGAAGCTGCTTTTATCTTTTACTATGCTGATCGCGCTTGCCCTTACTTTTTTTGCGCTCATGGGACACGCGCATACCGAAGAGGCATTGCGAACCGGTGTGATTCACGCTTCCACATGGTGGGAAACCATTTCCCTGATATTCGTCATTGTCGCAATCGGGGCGCTCGTTGCGTTCATTGCAGCTGCAGATATCTCGCGTCACTTAAAACAGATTCGGGAAGTGACCGCAAGAATCATGGCAGGCGAATTCACACACCGTTTGCACATTGTATCGGATGATGAAGTTGAAATGCTGGCGGAAAGCATTAATAAGATGGCTCAAGAGCTGGAGCATAAGATCGAACAGCTTCAAAAAACTCGTGACGACGCGCAGGAAAAGAAAATTCTGTTGGAGCAGGCGAACCGCGAATTGATGCAGCTGGATGAACTAAAATCCAACTTTCTTGCAAACATTTCGCATGAACTGAAAGCACCGCTTGTTTCCACCAAAGGATACGTTGAATTTATCCTGGGTGGCCGCCTTGGACCGATCAATGAGAGACAGGAGAAAGGACTGAACGTTTCACGGGACAATTTGAATCATCTAGCCCGTTTGATCAGCTCACTGCTCGACTTTTCCCGCGTCAGCACCGGCATGATCAAACTTCGTATGGAAGCTTGCTCACTAAATCAGCTCATCGAATCTTGTGTGGAAAGCATCAAGATCGAAATCCGCCGGAAGGAGAAGGAGATCCAGATCAGTACGAACATTCCCTCCTGTCCGCCCATCTATTGCGATCCGGATCGTATTCGCGAAGTGCTCATGAATTTACTCATGAATGCCGAAAAGTTTACCGCCTCGCCGGGCGAGATTCGGATTGATCTGGAAACGCCCGGGACCGAAGATGCAGTTGTAAAGGTCAGCGTTGCCGATACCGGAATCGGCATTCCCAAGGAACACCTCACAAAAATTTTTCAACGATTCTACCAGGTGGATGGCTCCTCCACTCGAAAATACGGCGGAACAGGATTGGGTCTTGCCATTGTGAAGGAAATCATTGAAGGCCATGGATGCAAAATTCAAGTGGAAAGCAAAGAGGGCGCCGGCAGCAAATTCACATTCACACTCCCTGTACACAGACATTCTCAAGAAACGAGACCTGCCAAGGTTCTTGGGGCACGAGCCCATCATCCCGCTAAGTTGGTGGAAATTATCGAAGATGATCCTGATGTCAGCGCTATGATCAAAATGCTGCTGGAAGATGAGGGTTTCGCAGTTATACCCGCAAAATCAGGAAAAGACGCACTAACAATAGCGCGAGAACATAAACCGGATTTGATCACTCTGGATATCTATCTACCTGACATGAACGGATTCCATCTGCTGGAAAGATTGCGTACGGATCCACTGACTTCTAATATCCCGGTGATCGTCCTGTCGGTTCTTGTCGATAAAGAAAAAGGTGACTCGTTTGGCGTATTCGATTATCTGGAAAAACCAATCGATGTGGAAAAACTGCATCAAATTCTGGGAAAAGCCAGCGATTTGATTGATTCCCGGGAAGCGCCTCTAAAAATTATGATTGTGGATGATGACACATCCACACTAGAATTCTTCGACGAATGTTTATCCAGGGAGGGATACGAGGTCAGTACCGTACTGGGCGGAAAAGAGGCTTTAGACAGGGCCAAAGATGTAAACCCTTCCCTGATTCTGCTGGAACTTCTGATGGACGATCATGGAGGACTGGATGTATTGCGTGAGCTCAAATCGGAGCCGCAGACGCGCGATATTCCGGTGATCATTCTCTCGAGCCTGGCAGAATTAGAACAACAGAATCAATCATTATTGATGGGCGCGGAAGCAGTGATCGCAAAACCATTGGAACTGAGGGGTGTGGTCGACCAGGTAAAAAAATATTTTGGCGAGGCCTTATAA
- the fbp gene encoding class 1 fructose-bisphosphatase, which yields MIPHEVMSISRHILEQQRKFPDATGEFSGLLNDITLAAKLIARDVRKAGLVNILGLTGSENVHGERVTKLDEYANRVLHEILGRGGQLCVMASEESHSILSIPEGYPHGKYVFLFDPLDGSSNIDANVTIGTIFSVHKRITAKGPGTLDDCLQPGHKQICAGYIVYGSSTMFVYTAGHGVHGFTYDPSCGEFLLSHEDIVIPSKGKYYSVNEGNYHSWDDGIKRYVDYIKEVDKPTGRPYGTRYIGSLVADVHRTLLYGGIFLYPGSVKKPEGKLRLLYEAAPLAMIIEQAGGKAISQQERILDVVPHELHQRTPLIIGSTEDVDLVQSFLSK from the coding sequence ATGATTCCACATGAAGTAATGTCCATATCCCGCCACATCCTGGAACAACAGCGAAAGTTTCCGGATGCGACAGGAGAATTTTCCGGATTGCTAAACGATATCACTCTGGCTGCAAAGTTGATTGCACGCGATGTTCGAAAGGCCGGCCTTGTGAACATTCTGGGTTTAACAGGCAGTGAAAATGTTCATGGAGAGCGCGTAACGAAACTGGATGAATATGCGAACCGCGTGTTGCATGAAATCCTGGGACGAGGCGGACAACTTTGTGTGATGGCTTCGGAAGAATCTCATTCGATTCTTTCGATTCCCGAAGGATATCCTCACGGTAAATATGTTTTTCTGTTTGATCCTCTGGATGGCTCCAGCAACATTGACGCGAACGTTACGATTGGAACCATCTTCTCCGTACACAAGCGGATCACAGCGAAAGGACCCGGCACGCTCGATGATTGTTTGCAACCGGGACACAAGCAGATCTGCGCGGGTTACATCGTGTACGGTTCCAGCACCATGTTCGTTTACACTGCCGGCCACGGAGTTCATGGATTCACCTACGATCCGAGCTGCGGTGAGTTTTTGCTTTCGCATGAAGACATCGTCATCCCTTCGAAAGGAAAATATTACAGCGTGAACGAAGGCAACTATCATTCGTGGGACGATGGAATTAAACGCTACGTGGATTACATAAAAGAAGTCGACAAGCCTACCGGGCGGCCTTACGGAACGCGCTATATCGGATCGCTCGTTGCAGATGTGCATCGCACCCTGCTCTACGGGGGAATATTCCTCTATCCCGGTTCAGTGAAAAAGCCGGAGGGAAAACTTCGCCTGTTGTACGAAGCCGCGCCGCTCGCAATGATCATCGAGCAAGCGGGCGGAAAGGCCATCAGCCAGCAGGAAAGAATCCTGGATGTTGTTCCACATGAGCTGCATCAACGCACACCATTGATCATCGGCAGCACTGAGGATGTCGACCTCGTTCAGTCATTTTTGTCGAAGTAG
- a CDS encoding redoxin domain-containing protein: MKYSIFSVLLFLIACSSFANEPAPPLPSKSSDWLEGKPFGWSQLKGKVVLMNVWTFRCWNSYRSLPWVVSLKTKFPQMELIGIHSPEFDHEKDRNKLRETMASYKVTYPQVLDDDFAYWRQLNNRYWPAFYVVDKQGKIRGKFAGETHPNDSQAKRIEGLIEELMKESL, translated from the coding sequence ATGAAGTATTCGATTTTTAGTGTTTTATTGTTTCTCATTGCCTGCAGTAGTTTTGCAAATGAGCCGGCGCCTCCCTTGCCTTCGAAGTCATCGGACTGGCTCGAAGGAAAGCCTTTCGGATGGTCACAGTTGAAAGGCAAGGTAGTGCTGATGAATGTCTGGACGTTTCGCTGTTGGAACTCCTATCGTTCACTTCCCTGGGTCGTTTCTTTGAAAACGAAATTTCCACAGATGGAGCTGATCGGGATTCATTCACCCGAATTTGATCATGAGAAAGACCGGAACAAACTCCGTGAAACGATGGCCAGCTATAAAGTTACCTATCCGCAAGTTCTGGATGATGATTTCGCCTACTGGCGGCAGTTGAACAATCGTTACTGGCCCGCTTTTTATGTTGTAGATAAACAGGGAAAGATCCGTGGAAAGTTCGCAGGCGAAACACATCCAAATGATTCCCAGGCAAAACGAATTGAAGGGTTGATTGAAGAACTCATGAAAGAGAGTTTGTAA
- a CDS encoding response regulator: MHKILIVDDDPTLVDFLKLLLESEGYETHDAPDGETALQEISKFNPEVVLLDYMMPNMDGLDVLRHVSKHYATSFVVMLTGKGNEEVAVQCMKAGAVDYVLKPFDNERLLSVIRNALRYRESEIQRREIVSNLKDLSERLAEILSLASSIVEAAQHTAQANQLEELNLLLEEARKKVRAVQEAQAIKELAQ, from the coding sequence ATGCACAAAATTTTGATTGTCGATGATGACCCTACCCTCGTAGATTTTCTAAAACTTTTGCTGGAATCGGAGGGATACGAAACGCACGATGCTCCCGATGGCGAAACCGCCTTGCAGGAAATCAGCAAGTTCAATCCGGAAGTCGTTTTGCTGGATTATATGATGCCCAACATGGATGGGCTGGATGTTTTGCGCCACGTCAGCAAACATTACGCAACAAGTTTTGTGGTAATGCTAACAGGAAAAGGAAATGAGGAAGTAGCAGTGCAATGCATGAAGGCGGGCGCGGTGGATTATGTGTTAAAACCATTTGACAATGAACGTCTCTTATCCGTAATCCGGAATGCGCTTCGCTACCGCGAGTCGGAAATCCAGAGACGGGAGATCGTTTCAAACTTGAAGGATCTCAGCGAAAGATTAGCGGAAATTCTATCCCTTGCATCCTCTATTGTGGAAGCGGCGCAACACACAGCCCAGGCGAATCAACTGGAAGAACTGAATCTTCTTCTTGAAGAAGCGCGCAAAAAAGTTCGAGCGGTTCAAGAAGCTCAAGCGATCAAAGAATTAGCCCAATAA
- a CDS encoding HAD-IA family hydrolase yields the protein MSNYIWITFDCYGTLIDWELGIAAAFEKMAMATGLPFNRNQVLKLYRKYEKEEEVQYRRYRDVLTRVARRVCFDLGLQTATYDFLADSLQRWRPFPDTNAALQRLARKHKLGILSNVDNDMLAQTRKHLTVNFDLIVTAEDVSSYKPGLKHFEEAKRKIANADWIHAAQSYVHDILPCNRLGIESAWINRTHETLKDNDVKPLFNGPDLYRFANWIEGVDSSPNLLG from the coding sequence ATGTCTAACTATATATGGATTACCTTCGATTGCTATGGCACTTTAATTGATTGGGAACTGGGAATTGCTGCCGCTTTCGAAAAAATGGCCATGGCTACCGGCCTCCCATTCAATCGAAATCAGGTTTTGAAACTCTACCGCAAATACGAAAAGGAGGAGGAAGTTCAATATCGCAGGTACCGCGACGTATTGACGCGTGTGGCCCGCCGCGTTTGTTTTGATCTTGGGCTGCAAACTGCAACTTACGATTTTCTAGCAGACAGTCTGCAGCGATGGAGGCCTTTTCCCGATACGAATGCAGCTCTGCAGAGACTTGCTCGAAAGCATAAGCTCGGAATCCTTTCCAACGTCGACAACGATATGCTCGCGCAAACCCGCAAACACTTAACGGTCAATTTTGATTTGATTGTAACCGCGGAAGACGTTTCATCCTACAAACCGGGGCTAAAACACTTTGAGGAAGCAAAGAGGAAGATTGCCAACGCTGACTGGATCCATGCTGCCCAGAGTTACGTTCACGATATTCTCCCGTGCAACCGGTTAGGAATCGAATCGGCCTGGATCAACAGGACGCATGAAACCTTAAAAGATAATGACGTAAAACCGCTTTTCAACGGTCCGGATCTTTACCGGTTTGCAAATTGGATCGAAGGAGTCGACTCCTCACCCAACTTATTGGGCTAA